Within Thermus sp. CCB_US3_UF1, the genomic segment TGGGCGGAGACGAAGTTCTCGCTGGCGATGAGCTCCAGGCCCTCCCGCTGGCGCTTTTCTTCCAGGGCGATGAGCTCAAAAAGGGCCTCGTCCCGCAAGCTGGTCCTGACCATAGGCCGATTATAGGCCCTGGCCCTGGGGGCCTGCTAAGCTTGAGCCATGAAAGGGAATACCTTCACCATTGCCAAGTGGGCGGCCCTTCTCCTTTTGGCCATCCTTCTCCTGACCATTCTCCTTATCAACTTCACCTCCAGCCGCGACCTGCCCGAGCTGGTGCGGGTCCAGGTGGAGCGGTATGCGGTGTGCAGCTACTGGTTCTTTGGCTGGCACCTGGCCTCCACCGGGGCCTTTGCCTTCGCCTTCTTGGCCCTGGGTTTCCTCCTGGGCCTAGGGGCGGGGCTTTTCCTCCGCTGGGGGCGGCCTTAGAGGAGTTCTAGGGCCAGCTTCTCGCCTTCTAAGGGCACCCCGGCAGGGTAGCGTCCGTTGAAGCAGGCCAGGCAGACGGGCCCCCCGATGGCCCGCCGCACCCCCTCCTCGGAGAGGAAGGCCAGGCTTTCCGCCCCGATGTAGGCCCGGATCTCCTCCACGCTCTTCTCCGCGGCGATCAGCTCCTTGCGGGCGGCGGTATCGATGCCGTAGTAGCAGGGGAAGCGGATGGGGGGGCTGGAGACGCGGAAGTGGACCTCCACCGCCCCGGCCTCCTTCAGCATGCGCACGATCCGCTTGCTGGTGGTGCCGCGGACGATGGAGTCGTCGATGAGCACCACCCGCTTGCCCCGCACCGCCGAGGTGGGGGAGAGCTTCAGGCGGGTCTTCAGGTCCCTCAGCTCCTGGGTGGGCTGGATGAAGGTGCGCCCGGCGTAGGGGTTTTTGTAGAGGCCGTACTCCAGGGGGAGGCCCGAGGCCCGGGCGTAGCCCACCGCCGCCCCGATCCCCGAGTCCGGAACCGGCACCACGATGTCCGCCTCTGCCGGGGCCTCGCGGAAGAGCTCCTCCCCCATCCGCACCCGGGCCTGGTAGGCCTCCACCCCGTCCAGGAGGCTGTCGGGCCGGGCGAAGTAGATCCACTCAAAGGCGCAAGGGGTAGGGCTTGGGGGCAGGACCTGGAGGCTTCGCAGTTCCCCCTCCTCCACCCAGACCAACTCCCCTGGGCGCACGTCCCGCAGGTACTCCGCCCCCATGAGGGCCAGGGCCGGGGGTTCGGAGGCGAAGGCGTAGCCCCGGGGCAGGCGGCCAATGGCCAGGGGCCGGACCCCGTGGGGGTCCCGCAGGGCCAGGAGGGTGGTGCGGTCCATGAGGAGGATGGAATACCCCCCCTCGAGGGCCTTCATGGCCTCGGCGGCCGCCTGGGGTAGGGGAAGGTGGGCCAGGCGGGCGATGAGGTAGAGCATCACCTCGGTGTCGCTGGTGCTCTGGAAGGTGGCCCCCTCCTGCAGGAGGCGGTCCCGTAGGGGCTTGGCGTTGGTGAAGTTGCCGTTGTGGGCGATGGCCAGCACCCCGTGGGCGGTCCTGGCCGTGAGGGGCTGGGCGTTGAAGCGCAGGTTGGACCCCGTGGTGGAGTAGCGGGCGTGGGCCAGGCCCAGCCGGGCCTGGGGCAGGCGGAGCTTGGCCAGGCGCTCCTCGGTGAAGACCTGGTTCACCAGGCCCAGGTCCTTCTCCACCAAAAAGGCTTGCCCGTCGGAAACGGCGATGCCCGCGGCCTCCTGGCCCCGGTGCTGCAGGGCGAGAAGCCCAAGGTGCAAAAGCCCCGCCGCGTCCAAGGGGCTTTGGCTCCAAAGGCCCAGGATCCCGCACTCCTCCTGGGGCTTATCCATCCAGCACCTCCCTGAGGGGCTCCTTCCAGGCGGCCATAAGCTCGCGCACCTCCCACTCTAGCACCCCTTCCGGGGTCAGGACCGTGAGGGTCTCCCCCCCCGTCTCCCCCAGGACGCGGTAGGGGAGGCCTAGGGCCTCCAGGCGCCCCGTGGCCTCGGCCAGCTTTTCCTTGGCCACGGTGAGGAGGATGCGGCTTGGGGCCTCGCCGAAGAGGGCCTCCAGGCCCCGCTCCCGCACCTCCACCGTGGCCCCCAGGCCGTAGGGGAAGGTCATCTCGGCCAGGGCCACCAGGAGGCCGCCCTCGGCCAGGTCGTGGGCGGTGGCGGTGAGGCCCAGGCCGATGAGCTCCCGGATGGCCTCCTGGACCCGGCGCTCTTCCACGAGGTCCAGGGCCGGGGGATGGCCCAGCTCCAGGCCGGTGAGGAGGTAAAGAAGCTCGCTTGCCCCCAGCTCCCCCCGCGCCTCGCCCAGGAGGAGGATGACCTCCCCTGGCCGCCTAAAGCCCATCTCCGCCCGCTTGCGGATGTCCAGCACCCCCACCACCCCCACCATGGCCGTGGGGGGGATGCGCCGGCCCCCGCTTTCGTTGTAGAGGGAAACGTTCCCCGAGACCACGGGCACGCCCAAGGCCTCGCTGGCCTCCTTGAGGCCCTCCAGGGTTTCCTTGAGCTCAAAGTACCCTTCCGGGGTTTCGGGGCTGCCCAGGTTGAGGCCGTCGGTGTAGGCCAGGGGTCTGGCCCCCACCACGCTCACGTTGCGGCAGGCCTCAGCCAGGGCGTGCATGGCCCCCAGGCGGGGGTGGAGGCGGCTATACCGGGGGTTTTGGTCCACCTTGGCCGCCAGGCCCAGCTGGGTCCCCTTGATCCAGAGCACCGCGGCATCCCCCCGGCCCGGCAGCAGGGCGGTGCGGGTCCCCACCTGGTGGTCGTAGCGCTCGTAGACCGCCTCCCGGCTCGCCAGGTTGGGGGAGGAGAGAAGGCGGGGGAGGACCTCCTGGGGATCGGCCTGGAGGGGAGGGAGGGGGGTTTCCCGCAGCCTGCGGATCTCCGGGTCCTCCCGCCCTACCCGCACGTAGGTGGGGGCTTCGGCCAGGGCCTCGGTGGGCACCTCGGCCACCACCTCCCCCCGGAAGCGGACGCGGAAGACCCTTTCCGGGACCGTGCGGGCCACGGCCACGCAGTCCAGGCCCCACCGCCGGAAGACCTCTTCCAGGGCCTCCTCCTTCCCCTCCTTGGGCACCAGGACCATGCGCTCCTGGCTTTCCGAGAGGAGGAGCTCTATGGGCCCCATGCCCGCCTCCCGGGTGGGCACCCGGTCCAGGTCCAGCTCCACCCCCAGGCCCGACTTGTGGACCAGCTCGGAAAGGCTGGAGGTGAGCCCCGCCGCCCCCATGTCCTGGACCCCTTCCACCAGGTCCCTCTCAATGGCCTCGAGGGTGGCCTCCATCAGGAGCTTGCCCAGGAAGGGGTCCCCCACCTGCACCGCGGGCCGGTCCTCCTCCTTATCCTCCCCAAGCTCCTTGCTGGCAAAGGCCGCCCCCCCGATGCCATCCCGGCCGGTCTTGGCCCCGGCGTAGTAGATGGGCCGGCCCAAGGAGGCCCGGCTCCGCTTTAGCTGTTCCTCCCGGAGGAGGCCCAGGCACATGGCGTTCACCAGGGGGTTTTCCCGGTAACCCTCGTGGAAGTAGAGGTCCCCCCCCACGGTGGGCACGCCGATGGCGTTGCCGTAGTGGGCGATGCCCGCCACCACCCCCTTGAAGAGGTAGCGGCTACGGGGGTCCTGGGGGGGGCCGAAGCGGAGGGAGTCCAGGAGGGCGATGGGCCTGGCCCCCATGCTCATGATGTCCCGCAGGATCCCTCCCACCCCCGTGGCCGCCCCCTGGAAGGGCTCCACCGCCGAGGGATGGTTGTGGCTCTCGATCTTGAAGGCCACCGCCCACCCTTCCCCCAGGCGCACCACGCCCGCGTTCTCCCCCGGGCCCTGGAGGACGGCCTCCCCCTCCTTGGGGAGCTCCTTGAGGAGGGGGCGGGAGTTCTTGTAGGCGCAGTGCTCGCTCCACATCACCTTGAAGAGGAAGAGCTCCACCCGGTTGGGCTCCCGCCCAAGCTTCCTAAGGATCGCCCGGTACTCCTCCTCGGGGATGCCGATCTCCTTGGCGAAGGCTTCCATCACTCTAAAAGGGAAAGGAGCTCGCGGTGGTCCTTGACCTTGGCCGTGGGCCGCACCTCCCCGTTCACCTCCCTTAGGCCCACGTACTGCACGGCCCAGGGGTAGCCGGTGGCGAAGGCCCCGCGGATGTCCGTCTGGGGCAGGTCGCCCACGTGGAGGGCCTCCTCCGGGGCCACGCCCAGGGCGGAAAGGGCCGCCTGGAAGGCCTCGGACCGGGGTTTCACGTAGCCCGTCTCGTCGGAGAAGCTGTAGGCCTGGAAGACCTCGAGGCCCTGCCGCTTCAGGTGTTCCCTGAGCAGGCGCCCCGGGGTCATTCCGGTGTCGGAGACCAGGGCCAGGGGGTAGCGCCGGGAAAGCTCCCGGAGCACCCCCACCCCGGGCAAGGGGGTGAGGTCCACCAGGAGGGAGCTTTCCTCCAGCTTCCGGGCGGTGAGGGCGATGAGCCCGGGGTCATGGGGGGCCCCCAGGAGGGCGAAGATGCGGGCCACCCGGTCGTAGACCGGCATGTGTTCCCCGGCCTTCCAGGCCTCCTCAAAGGCCAGGGTCGCCTGGCGGTAGGCCTCCCGCACCTCGTGTTCCTCTGCCGGATGGCCGGCCTCGGAGAGGGCATCCAGCAGGATCTCGTACCGCACGGGCATGACCTTTTCCAAAAACGCCGGCCCCTCGGTGAAAAGGGTTCCCCAGAAATCAAAGGTTATGGCTTTGGGTTTCATCGCGCCACCTCCAAAAGCCCCAGGAACAGGGGCAGCCCGTCCTCACCCCCCAGGATGGGGTCCACGGCCCGCTCGGGATGGGGCATCATCCCGAGCACGTTCCCTCCCTCGTTCACGATGCCGGCGATGTCGTTCAGGCTCCCGTTGGGGTTAGGGTCCGCCTCCCCCCGCAAGGGGGCGTAGCGGAAGACCACCTGCCCCTCCCCCTCCAGCCGCGCCAGGGTTTCCGGGTCGGCGTAGTACCTCCCTTCCGCGTGGGCGATGGGCAGGCGCAGGACCTGGCCCGGGGCGTAGCGGCGGGTGAAGGGGAGGTCGGTGCGCTCCACCCGCACCCCCACCTCCTTGCAGGTGAAGTGGAGGTTCAGGTTGGCCAGCAGGGCCCCCGGCAGCAGGCCGGCCTCGGTGAGCACCTGGAAGCCGTTGCACACCCCGATGACCAGCCGGCCTTCCCGGGCGAAGCGGCGCACCTCGGCCATCACCGGGCTCTTGGCCGCCAGGGCCCCGGGGCGCAGGTAGTCCCCGTAGCTGAACCCCCCGGGCAGGAAGATCCCGTCAAAGCCCCGGAGGTCGGTTTCCGTGTGCCAGACGTAGGTGGCCTCGAGGCCCGCCTTGGCCAGGGCAAAGCGGGCGTCCTCGTCGCAGTTGGAGCCGGGGAAGCGGACGATGGCCCACTTCATGGGAGTTCCTTTAGGGCCTCCAGGGCGAAGACCTCCATCACCGGGTTGGCCAAAAGCCGCCCCATGGTGAGGGCCTTTTCCTCCGCCTGCAGGAGGTTTTCCGCCGGGAAGACGATTTCCAGCACCTTGCCCACCCGCACCGAATCCACCGGGTGGCCGAGGCCCCGCAAGACCCCCTCCACCGCCCGGCCCTGGGGGTCCAGGATC encodes:
- the purF gene encoding amidophosphoribosyltransferase, translated to MDKPQEECGILGLWSQSPLDAAGLLHLGLLALQHRGQEAAGIAVSDGQAFLVEKDLGLVNQVFTEERLAKLRLPQARLGLAHARYSTTGSNLRFNAQPLTARTAHGVLAIAHNGNFTNAKPLRDRLLQEGATFQSTSDTEVMLYLIARLAHLPLPQAAAEAMKALEGGYSILLMDRTTLLALRDPHGVRPLAIGRLPRGYAFASEPPALALMGAEYLRDVRPGELVWVEEGELRSLQVLPPSPTPCAFEWIYFARPDSLLDGVEAYQARVRMGEELFREAPAEADIVVPVPDSGIGAAVGYARASGLPLEYGLYKNPYAGRTFIQPTQELRDLKTRLKLSPTSAVRGKRVVLIDDSIVRGTTSKRIVRMLKEAGAVEVHFRVSSPPIRFPCYYGIDTAARKELIAAEKSVEEIRAYIGAESLAFLSEEGVRRAIGGPVCLACFNGRYPAGVPLEGEKLALELL
- the purL gene encoding phosphoribosylformylglycinamidine synthase subunit PurL, which translates into the protein MEAFAKEIGIPEEEYRAILRKLGREPNRVELFLFKVMWSEHCAYKNSRPLLKELPKEGEAVLQGPGENAGVVRLGEGWAVAFKIESHNHPSAVEPFQGAATGVGGILRDIMSMGARPIALLDSLRFGPPQDPRSRYLFKGVVAGIAHYGNAIGVPTVGGDLYFHEGYRENPLVNAMCLGLLREEQLKRSRASLGRPIYYAGAKTGRDGIGGAAFASKELGEDKEEDRPAVQVGDPFLGKLLMEATLEAIERDLVEGVQDMGAAGLTSSLSELVHKSGLGVELDLDRVPTREAGMGPIELLLSESQERMVLVPKEGKEEALEEVFRRWGLDCVAVARTVPERVFRVRFRGEVVAEVPTEALAEAPTYVRVGREDPEIRRLRETPLPPLQADPQEVLPRLLSSPNLASREAVYERYDHQVGTRTALLPGRGDAAVLWIKGTQLGLAAKVDQNPRYSRLHPRLGAMHALAEACRNVSVVGARPLAYTDGLNLGSPETPEGYFELKETLEGLKEASEALGVPVVSGNVSLYNESGGRRIPPTAMVGVVGVLDIRKRAEMGFRRPGEVILLLGEARGELGASELLYLLTGLELGHPPALDLVEERRVQEAIRELIGLGLTATAHDLAEGGLLVALAEMTFPYGLGATVEVRERGLEALFGEAPSRILLTVAKEKLAEATGRLEALGLPYRVLGETGGETLTVLTPEGVLEWEVRELMAAWKEPLREVLDG
- a CDS encoding HAD family hydrolase; translation: MKPKAITFDFWGTLFTEGPAFLEKVMPVRYEILLDALSEAGHPAEEHEVREAYRQATLAFEEAWKAGEHMPVYDRVARIFALLGAPHDPGLIALTARKLEESSLLVDLTPLPGVGVLRELSRRYPLALVSDTGMTPGRLLREHLKRQGLEVFQAYSFSDETGYVKPRSEAFQAALSALGVAPEEALHVGDLPQTDIRGAFATGYPWAVQYVGLREVNGEVRPTAKVKDHRELLSLLE
- the purQ gene encoding phosphoribosylformylglycinamidine synthase subunit PurQ, which produces MKWAIVRFPGSNCDEDARFALAKAGLEATYVWHTETDLRGFDGIFLPGGFSYGDYLRPGALAAKSPVMAEVRRFAREGRLVIGVCNGFQVLTEAGLLPGALLANLNLHFTCKEVGVRVERTDLPFTRRYAPGQVLRLPIAHAEGRYYADPETLARLEGEGQVVFRYAPLRGEADPNPNGSLNDIAGIVNEGGNVLGMMPHPERAVDPILGGEDGLPLFLGLLEVAR
- the purS gene encoding phosphoribosylformylglycinamidine synthase subunit PurS; protein product: MPRYQATLLIELKDGILDPQGRAVEGVLRGLGHPVDSVRVGKVLEIVFPAENLLQAEEKALTMGRLLANPVMEVFALEALKELP